From Tachysurus fulvidraco isolate hzauxx_2018 chromosome 6, HZAU_PFXX_2.0, whole genome shotgun sequence:
CTGACTGTCACATGGCCCATGGACATTGTGAGTGTAAACATTTTATGACTATAGggctttttcacttttattgaGCACTGTATGTTTTTGCTAAATGTTTACGCTCTAAACCTCTCGGACCTGTCCTGTCTTATcgtttcctttctttttaataGGACAACGGAGAGTATCCTCTTGTTATGCCAGGTCTGTACTGGAAAAAGTTCCGCTCTCACTTTTGTGAGTTTGTCTCAGTGCTGATCTCACAGTGTCAATATAGCGTGATCTTTGACAGCTACCTCCTGAATACACTCATCTCTCTGCTGACTGAGCTGTCAGCATCACATATGCGTGCCTTTAGACACACGTGCACACTGGCAGGTAACCCTCTAAATATCGACTCTCACTCGCTGATCTTTCTATCTGTAAGGAGAAAGTAGGTGTGGTGTGAGATGTACACGAGTTAAATGTTTGCTCTGCGATTTTGTCTCTCCATCCTAATGTTGCCTTGTAGCAGTAAAGTTGCTCAGCGCTCTGGTGAATGTGGCTCTCAATCTCAGCGTTAGTGTGGAAAACAACCAGAAACTCTGTGAGGTTGAGCTGGCCAAGACGTCAAGCAAGCGAGCCTCACAACGGCTTGATAAGATCCAGAAGAAGATTACTGAGGTGAGGCCATCACTTTCTTATTGCTCTGTGTATCATTTACATCATTGGTGAAGTCTTATTTTGGGTGGGTGGGTAAATGTGAGTGACACTAttcgatgtttttttttttcttaaagctaAAGTGTGAAGTGATAAATACTTTAAATGTAGGGTTTCTGATGGGTGACTTTTATACTGTTTCAGTTGAAGGATAGAAAGCTTGAAATAGAAGACATGATGGATGCCATATTTAAAGGAGTTTTTCTTAAAAGATACAGGTAGTctaattattagtttttttgtttcctttggaTCTTCTTTCCCCTTGCATACACCTGATgttaaatgaaagttttttgCCTGTTCTGTTTTGGCAGAGATGTGATACCTGAGATCAGGGCAATCTGTATAGAGGAACTAACCGTATGGATGAAGACTTACAATGCAGTGTTTCTTAATGATACATGTCTGAAATATTTAGGATGGATGATGCATGACAAGGTAAGACACTGTTTTAACTGAAATTATTTCTGTGTATCAAATGCTGGCTGTACATTcctgtgtgaaataaatgtaattgtacagCATTTAGACTGCTTTAGCAAATCTATCAACTCTTTCTGGGGGACTGAGAGACTTTACTTTACTTCATGTGTTATTTTCACAGCAACCTGATGTGCGCTTGAAGTGTGTGTTGGGTCTTCAGGGACTTTATCAGGATGTTAATCTTAGCTCCAAATTGGACCTTTTCACCAGTCGATTTAAGGTAGCATTTGTTTCAGTTTCTAGTATTAAAGCATAAAGAATAAACATGTGGGTGTCATGCTGTAGGAAAAAGTTAATTGGGTGATGGTGGGATGTAGACTGACACTAAGGAGCACTGAAAATATGACATCTTAGCAAGTAAAAATCTCAGAAATGATAGATAGTGGATAGTGAAGGATATTATTTAGAGAATGCTTGCTCCTGGTTGTGAGGTTAATTAAGTGAGGTGTTTTTCCACAGGAGAGAATGATCTCCATGATTTTGGATAAGGACCATGAGGTAGCAGTGCAGGCGATGAGGCTGCTGATGGCCATTGCCCAGTGAGACTTTCTTTCTCTAACATTACCTTCTGCCAGAACCCTTATTAGCTCAAACACATAGTGGATATTATAAAACAGGCTGACCATCCGCACTGTTCTCACTGTGACAGGTCCTGTGATGACGTGCTGAGCCAGGAAGACTACAAGCACATATTTCAGTTTGTATACTCTACTCATCGACCGCTTGCAGCCATGGCAGGCGAATTTCTCTTCACCAAGTGAGTGCTAAACCAGTAATGTTTGTAGACTGGAAGCGTCTGGAAGAAAAAATTAGAGTCGACTATAGAGAGGGCTACAAGTAggatactgtaaatatataaagcgTTAGAGTCATGTATAAATCGTAACTAATCTTATCTAACATTTACTAGATTATTTACACCATTAACAACCCCGAACTTTAGGATCTATTATGCTTAAGcaattgtttattaataaagtgACTTTCCTTTAATAGTTAAGTGTTATTCATAGAATTCTTATATTAAACTTCATTAGCACTACATATGACTACAGGTTATGAAGCATTTTATGATGGTCCCTCAGGTTACTCAGTAAAACCACAATTCCAGTGATGAGGGCAGGAATATCAGAGGAGGACGGACACAGAGAGCTCACCCTGGCCAGAGTCCGAGCCCTTATTCAGTTCTACACTGAGAACCAGGTAGTTAGTTCATGGTACTTTTGCATATGTCTGAAAGTCTGAATCTCTCCAAATCACAGCCGTTTGTGGATGAAAGTCTATAAGAGCTTTATTAAGGATGGCAATGACCTCCCTGGAAAGGATGGCAATGACCTCCCTGCTCGCATGGATTAGAGTGTTATTAGAGtaacactagccaatcatggACATCTGTTAGCTCTTATATACAGAGCAGGGCAATTAGAGTCTCCTCCATGTACATTTAGCTGCCATTTGATGCTACATAAGCAGTACTTCAAAACAATGTGAAAGCttaatgtgtgtttactgtaagtttagtTTCGTCCTCAACATCCTTAACCTTCCCAGTCTGGCAGCTATCACGTGATAAGGATGACTATGGAATTGAGATGATTTTTGGAGGAATGTTGTGGTGAAAACATTAACATATTTCAAGTAAATTcactttgattttatttgtttagtactTTTGGACAATGGAATTTGTCACAATGCAGCTATAAAAAAGGAATCTATAAATTCTGGATACAAATGATTAATTTATCGTTataattgtgttgtttttattccttttcttttgtgttattcaGTTGCACCAGCATGTGATGTATCTGGTGGACAGTCTATGGGATAGTGGTGGGTCTCTGCTGAAGGACTGGGCCTTTTTTACCTCTCTGCTCACATCTCATCCTTCCTCATCAGAGCAAGGCTAGTATTTACCCTTGTAGGGTTGTCCAGCATCTGTAACACTACTgttctctatttttcttttacgtatagtgtgaatgaatgtgtctATTTGTTACACAGCTTTAAGCAGCGATGAGGAGGCTCTGGTGATTGAGATTCTTTTGGCATCAGTGAGGCAAGCTGCTGAGGGACCTCTACTAGCAGGGAGAAGCATGGGGAAGAAAGTTAGCTTCTGCTTTCCTTCATCTTCACTTAGCCCACATCACTCACTTAGCTGTAAAGACATAGAGGGACACACCTGAGATTCCTTGTCTTTGCTCTGAGCTTATGGTTCTTATGTTTTTGCATGCTTAGCGAACGATTATGATGTTTTTATAGCTTTGACGACACTACagttaaacattaacattaacacatatAGGAATACTGTTACTCAGTACTTTTAACGTGCTTGCATTTTAACTTTAGACATTTCATAATATCATATTTGCTAATAAGTTATTGCAATGTACCTCTATATGTGTACGTTTTTTAGGTAGAGTGTGAAGCAGACTGATTATGAACATTCTGATGTTGTGCTTTAGGTGATTGGTACAAAAGAGAAGAGGTTACAGACAGATGACTGTGCAAAacttacagaacacttcttaaAGGTGTTACCTGATCTGATATCCAAGGTAATAAAATGGGCCCATGTGCTTGTTATGCTCTCTTTCTGTACTCTGTAAATTGTGTTCTGATCATTTCATCTGCCTGTGTATTACTAGTACTCAGAAGATTCTGAAAAACTTACACCTTTCCTCAAAATACCTCAGTACTTTCAAATGGACACCTGCGGTGATGAATACACAGAGGTTAGTCATTtaagtttgtttaattttgtagGTATTATTGACCTGTAAAAGGGTTAGGGAAGGTTAACATTATTTGTTCAGCTTCAGTTGCAAATTATAAGACAATCTGAGTATTTCAAAAGTAGTAGTTCATTAAGTAGTTCTacttaaagaaatgtttattcgGTACATGTTGTGTGCATGTTGTAGACTTTTGCATAATACCTTTCagtgtgcattttattacattttgaacaaatctatttaaatatgtactaaactgaaaataattaaaacaggaACTCTCATTATTTATGGTGTTTGGCAGGCAGCTTTATACAAAGAGGTAAGGGTCGATGGCCTTGGTCAGCGGCCCAGCAACGGCAGCTTtgtggtcctgggattcaaacctatAACCTTCTACTTactagtccaacaccttaaacactgatctaCAACATCCCTACTCCTGTCTTTATATGTCCAAACAATTGAATGACTGTCAGTCTGTAAACAATGCATTAAAAACTAACACTTGGTTAAACAATAGCTTGTGTGCTCTTCGGTTTCTGTTCTCCCAACAAAGTTTTAGGCTGATGGTTATCATAAGGCATGGCTATGTGAACCAGTATTGACTGATAGAGATGCTTGATATGGACATCTACCagatgctataaatgtaaatggggatgtggtagcctagtggttaaggtgttggactaccaattggaaggttgtgagttcatgGTATACCAAATCGTCACTGctggggccctgagcaaggcccttaacccccagttgtataaaatgtaagtaaccctggataaggttgtctgccaaatgccataaatgtaaattttaatgTCATTGCACCTAGTTTTAAGGATTCAAATGTCAAACACTAATCCCTGTTTCGGGATTTTAGAGTGCCCCTGCTGTTCACCATATGTCacggttttgtgtgtttttagtctGTTCAGGCACTTCTCACTGGGCTGGAGGCTGCAgtggatacacacacagacgcagcaTTACTAGAGGCAGCTGTTCGCTCGTACCATAACCTCTGTACAAATGATTCACACTGGCAACACCTGGCAGCTTCTGCTATAGGCCAACTCATCCAGCgctggacacacacactgggcTCATGCTTAGGAGAGGCCGTCAGTGTgagtattgtacagtatatgcatatGACCGTTTCATTAAAGACTTAAAAGTCTTAAAGAATTTCAAAAATTCTGTTCATTCAAATTTCCTGCACGGATTTCTACATGACTTTGTTGATTAAAGGCAAGAGAGTGGTTCAGGATGACTGGGAGAGTGATGTAACTACAATAGcacccttgttttttttttaggatggtGCTTTTGTTGGAGATGGAAACAAAAAGGAAGAAATTCTGTCCATTTTGAATAAATTAACTGCTTTCAGCAAGTAAGACTGGATCATTTTTATCCACAATCAAGCATGATCAATTTTCTGAGAAAATAACAGAAAGActacaattaaaaatgaaatgaacgaTTAAAAACTTACATTTAGAACCACAGCAGTAGGTTTTAGGATGTGACAGACACGAGAGAATATCTCTCTcaagctgcttgttttcaacaCTGGAGCAATGTAGGAAAAAACAATTCTTGTTTctagaaatgttatttttagctatgctgaccatgtttttttcatatttgttcATTAATCACCCTcatttatcctggtcaggtttGCAATATGTTAGTAATATATAGACAGAAATGTCttcctaaaaaaaatgtagcccCATCTCTGGAAGAATGGTACAGACTTGGAGCTTAAATGATACATACACTGAACTGAAGAAGTCATGAAATCTTTCAACAAAAAGatattttgtgtaaatattaattGACCGTATCAACAACCGTACTTTATTTTGAGTGAGATTTGAGTAAACAGGATTTCCATGCTTTTTAAGTACAATTGCATTATTGGCCATACTGATGCAGtaaatagaggaaaaaaaacaacaatagatttttcctttttattttaaagtttttatttttttttccatctttttattgtttgcttttAAGTTTAGATATTGTTTACTACATGTTCAACCTTAAACAAAAACCTCACACCCTTTTTCTCTCATGTGGATTCTCTCATACTCTTGACATCATTGTGTTTTAGTGCTCAGGACCTGTCTAAATGGGGCATATATGAGCTGGTCTCTAAGCTCCTTGTAGTTGAGTTACAGCACGGAGGTGTGCCTGTAGAGGTAAGATCACTTATCACAACAGTCTCTTACCGTGAGCAGCCTGTTTCTGGTGAAAGCTCAGCTGTCTTCTGTGTCCTGCTGTCAGATGATCACTGAGGCTCTGCGCTGTGTCTGCTGCTGCATCCTGTGGAACCTGAACAACTTTGGAGAAGGCATAACCTCCAGGGTTAGTCATCAGCTGCTCTGACATTCTTCCTTAAGCTCAAACCCACCATGCTTCTACTCTTTCCTCTTTGTCATTGGCATCAGATCTAGAGATGTGAATGCTAATATTTTCACAGTAGAGTTGGAGTGATAAATTAAGCAAGCCGTTTAGGTGTGTGTGACTTAGTGTCTACACAATTCCCATATGATCCATCACAAGCAACATGTCCTTTAATTCTGCTACATTCCATTTGAAATATCAGCCTTGATGCCCTCAAAGGCCCTGGGTTGTGTCCACTGGATTTTAATAATCGAGAGAAGCCTGCGATTGATCATGAGGCATTAGGAAAAAGAGAAGGTTCAGGTGATGGATTATAGGGGGCGTAATGGCTACCTTCTTGTGTGAAGTCTCCTTTGCTAATCTCTAATGCGACGTCGTTATTAAGCCCATGTTTCCATGCGGTGCACAAGGTAATCATATTTCTCGACCCCTAACCTTTCCACACAGATATATTGATGGCCATTAAGAATGCTGTAGGTAAGAGAGCAACATTAAAATCCTTCACTTGGGGGAGTCGCACCCGAACGAGTGCTTTCACTCTCCGACCCCCTCATCAATAACTGCCAGCGTGGGCTGTAATTTGAGACCCAGGCGGTGACTTTGGCCCAATCTGCAATTCTAATGTCAGTGGCATTTGACTTGAGAACGAGGGCGAATTTGAGTGAGAGGGGCTGGTGGGAGAAAACAAGATGAGTTCAGCAGAAAATTGGGATATTGTACGATTAAAATGAGTCATTTCTCTGAAATGAGATTCGAACAGCAGTTTCTCCCTGGAGCCGGGCACATGTGTATAATTATGAAAGAATGGTTTACATGAGGCACCAGCAGCACTGCTACTAACAATGCTTTCATCCATCCACATTTAGTGAGGACTCCTCCATCAGATTCTATTATTTAGTTTCACTGTGCTCTCGCCATCTTTGTCTCCACCTCACTCCTATGATTCACACTGATCTTCTGTCGcaaaaatattgtatatactaataaaaaaagtgtCACTTTAGATAAAAGCTTGTTGACTGAGGAATGGAGGGCAGAGACGTTGTAGGCAGGATGGATAAGGCCAACTAAGTGTTACTGTATTTTGGGCTGCTCAGGGCTGATGGAAAAAGCTGAAGCACTATTTAAAAATGAAGTAATCCGTTCAACACATTATTCTAAAATATACCAGCACTAATTAGGAACATGTAGAAGATAAAACTCAGTTACTTCATTTCTGCAAATGGAAAGTAGAAAGAACAACCTGCATTGTGATTCCAAATATCTGCTTTTGTgtacttttgtgtgtttgtaggagTCAGCTCTCCATCAAAGGAGTCAGCTACGAGCTTTTTGTGAAAAATGCCACCGGTGTCTTTCACACACGGAGCAGGTGGTGAGAGAGCAGGTACAGTCACCCTTCACCTCAGCTTATTCCATTCtcttttatctgtgtgtttacatttaaaccTGTACGTCATACTTAAAATGAGATGTTAAAAACCTCTGTGTTCCAGAGAGGCATATATGTAATCCTTTGtaattttttaattccttgttgaTTGGACTTTATTCTTTTATGCGTGTCTCTGATATGC
This genomic window contains:
- the si:ch211-269e2.1 gene encoding cohesin subunit SA-2, which translates into the protein MIAEPTLLLRTVQKENSSVDVSSCTSVNHASGVRKENRKKNVRGKRKARDGSENAKQKLSKTNQGTMGRAENEQLKHGDMEAFTLFEVVTMGRSAVQAVVDDWIEAYIMDREPALLDLISFFIQCSGCKGVVTAEMFQSKEDSDVMSKMVEDLDEGSGLQYKRFLAFPWILTVTWPMDIDNGEYPLVMPGLYWKKFRSHFCEFVSVLISQCQYSVIFDSYLLNTLISLLTELSASHMRAFRHTCTLAAVKLLSALVNVALNLSVSVENNQKLCEVELAKTSSKRASQRLDKIQKKITELKDRKLEIEDMMDAIFKGVFLKRYRDVIPEIRAICIEELTVWMKTYNAVFLNDTCLKYLGWMMHDKQPDVRLKCVLGLQGLYQDVNLSSKLDLFTSRFKERMISMILDKDHEVAVQAMRLLMAIAQSCDDVLSQEDYKHIFQFVYSTHRPLAAMAGEFLFTKLLSKTTIPVMRAGISEEDGHRELTLARVRALIQFYTENQLHQHVMYLVDSLWDSGGSLLKDWAFFTSLLTSHPSSSEQALSSDEEALVIEILLASVRQAAEGPLLAGRSMGKKVIGTKEKRLQTDDCAKLTEHFLKVLPDLISKYSEDSEKLTPFLKIPQYFQMDTCGDEYTESVQALLTGLEAAVDTHTDAALLEAAVRSYHNLCTNDSHWQHLAASAIGQLIQRWTHTLGSCLGEAVSDGAFVGDGNKKEEILSILNKLTAFSNAQDLSKWGIYELVSKLLVVELQHGGVPVEMITEALRCVCCCILWNLNNFGEGITSRESALHQRSQLRAFCEKCHRCLSHTEQVVREQAFMCLSDVLVAHSYQMQMWDSSAGAPLLYTLEPRLQKALLGFILDHVFTSPDPHSHSSTGSESKGAVSWPEDLHRRRNLLAAYCKLIVHGVLEMSMAAEIFKHYMRYYNDFGDIIKETLNRTRQMDKIESARTLVLCLQQLYLRLKQEQDTGSVCISGVQTYSSIKELARRFSLTFGWDQIKSRESLAMIHRDGIEFVFQGYVQQSEKHSSPPYLSYLTILSEFSSKLLKPDKKTIYSYLQRYAGEQSISNREECWMPLIYYRASLQGTAEGEDAVSFISSDTNKQHSLNNRSRSPSIKPAASEGDQRITQESKGSKLLKSLDLRAAEHLTLPREQPDSRETADIQPGVTADEVDVDTIEIDI